Proteins found in one Takifugu rubripes chromosome 17, fTakRub1.2, whole genome shotgun sequence genomic segment:
- the lbx1b gene encoding transcription factor LBX1b yields the protein MMTSKEVAKCDAVETRRRSPLDQLPPPANSNKPLTPFSIEDILNKPSVKRSYAICGTAHLISSSEKHRPTSIPLSSRALLTQTSPLCALEELASKTFKGLEVSVLQAAEGRDGMTLFGQRSTPKKRRKSRTAFTNHQIYELEKRFLYQKYLSPADRDQIAQQLGLTNAQVITWFQNRRAKLKRDLEEMKADVESAKAIGQVPLDKLAKLADLEKCANGTLGHPRGESPARGGQHDHELAQKLRSSPLSPFSDHTTSKECSEDEDVEIDVDD from the exons ATGATGACATCCAAAGAAGTGGCCAAATGTGATGCAGTAGAGACCAGGAGGCGAAGCCCACTGGACCAACTGCCGCCTCCCGCCAACTCCAACAAGCCGCTGACCCCCTTCAGTATCGAGGACATCTTGAACAAACCATCTGTGAAACGAAGTTACGCCATTTGCGGCACGGCTCATCTAATTTCGTCCTCGGAGAAGCACCGTCCGACCAGCATCCCTCTGTCCAGCCGGGCTCTGCTCACCCAGACCTCCCCGCTCTGCGCACTGGAGGAATTGGCCAGCAAGACCTTCAAAGGGCTGGAAGTCAGCGTTTTACAGGCTGCTGAAG GTCGTGACGGGATGACTCTGTTCGGCCAGAGAAGCACGCCGAAGAAGCGTCGAAAGTCTCGAACCGCCTTCACCAATCACCAAATTTACGAGTTGGAGAAGCGTTTTCTGTACCAGAAATATTTGTCGCCAGCCGACCGGGATCAGATCGCTCAGCAGCTGGGCCTGACGAACGCGCAGGTTATCACATGGTTTCAGAACCGCAGGGCCAAGCTAAAAAGGGacctggaggagatgaaggccgACGTTGAGTCGGCCAAGGCCATCGGCCAGGTTCCTTTGGACAAGCTCGCCAAGCTGGCGGACCTGGAGAAATGCGCCAACGGCACGCTGGGTCACCCGCGGGGTGAGTCCCCGGCGCGAGGCGGCCAGCACGACCACGAGCTCGCGCAGAAACTGCGGTCGTCACCGCTGTCTCCATTCTCGGACCACACAACGAGCAAAGAGTGCTCggaggacgaggacgtggaGATTGATGTGGATGACTGA